The proteins below come from a single uncultured Carboxylicivirga sp. genomic window:
- a CDS encoding nitroreductase family protein: MSLIDNLQWRHAVKAFDPTKKVSDENIEKIIEAARLAPTSSGLQQFNVIKVSNQEIKEKLVDGALNPESMKECSHILVFAAWDTYTAERIDKVYDFTTDERGLPRGRFSSYTDKLKEIYLNSTDESNFAHTARQTYIALGLALAQAAELKVDTCPAEGFDTAVVDEVLGLKEYGLKSVSLIYIGYTDEERDWVKNMKKVRIPRNEFVIDMD, encoded by the coding sequence ATGTCATTAATTGATAATCTACAGTGGCGTCATGCTGTTAAGGCATTTGATCCTACTAAAAAAGTAAGCGACGAAAACATTGAAAAGATAATTGAAGCTGCACGTTTAGCACCAACTTCATCAGGATTGCAACAATTTAATGTAATAAAAGTATCGAATCAGGAAATTAAAGAGAAGCTTGTTGACGGTGCTTTGAATCCTGAAAGTATGAAGGAATGTTCGCACATTCTGGTTTTTGCAGCTTGGGATACTTATACTGCTGAGCGTATTGATAAAGTATATGACTTTACTACTGACGAGAGAGGACTGCCTCGTGGCCGCTTTAGTAGTTATACCGATAAGTTAAAAGAGATCTACCTAAACTCAACAGACGAATCTAATTTTGCGCATACAGCTCGTCAGACTTATATAGCGTTAGGTTTGGCGTTGGCTCAGGCTGCTGAATTAAAAGTAGATACTTGTCCTGCCGAGGGTTTTGATACTGCTGTTGTAGATGAGGTGTTAGGTTTGAAAGAATACGGACTAAAAAGTGTTTCGCTTATTTATATTGGTTACACCGATGAAGAAAGAGATTGGGTGAAGAATATGAAGAAGGTAAGAATTCCACGAA
- a CDS encoding YceI family protein, which translates to MKKYSLILAGAAFFILSAFAVATSTTWTNDAPHSQLFFTVTHLGINDVSGTFDDFTVTVESGKEDFSDAKFNLTAKVGSINTRVEARNNHLKSADFFDAEKYTDLTFTSTKIKPAGKNKYKLTGDLTIHGVTKSVTVDLLYRGQTTNPMSSKLTTSFEITGTINRLDFGVGPNFPEAIVSNEVRIKANGEFVKAE; encoded by the coding sequence ATGAAAAAATACAGTTTAATTCTAGCAGGAGCCGCTTTCTTTATTTTATCAGCATTTGCTGTAGCAACATCAACAACCTGGACAAACGATGCGCCTCACTCGCAATTGTTTTTTACAGTAACTCACCTTGGTATTAACGATGTTAGCGGAACATTTGATGATTTTACAGTAACCGTTGAGTCGGGAAAAGAAGATTTTAGCGATGCGAAATTTAACCTAACAGCAAAAGTTGGTTCAATTAATACACGTGTTGAAGCAAGAAATAATCACTTGAAAAGTGCTGATTTTTTCGATGCTGAGAAGTATACTGACTTAACATTTACCAGTACTAAAATTAAACCTGCCGGAAAAAATAAATACAAACTTACAGGTGATCTTACCATACACGGTGTAACAAAATCGGTTACAGTTGATTTATTGTACCGTGGTCAAACAACTAATCCAATGAGCTCTAAGTTAACAACCTCATTTGAGATTACCGGAACCATTAATCGTTTAGATTTCGGCGTAGGACCTAACTTCCCTGAAGCTATTGTAAGTAACGAGGTTCGCATTAAAGCAAATGGTGAATTTGTAAAAGCAGAATAA
- a CDS encoding methyltransferase domain-containing protein — protein MPINQYIYIFSYDTTESELCKLESRYLFQAQDTYKVLNSDVKVDPWHSAFIKKRIDIDLTADSFELLLNKIKDRNICLEGFKIEYLVMEGDETSYADRLEKLKDIGYIIEGTPEYYKPTTTYALCYYNGLWCFGLLVKNQFEWYKHKKKPFSYSNSINIHIAKALVNIAAQSNKDVKLLDACCGVGTIMLEACFAGYSIDGNDINWKVCRQARQNLAHFNYNATVFRSDVKDISLQYDTAIIDLPYNLFSHADEESSLHIITSAAAIANRLVIVSIVDLTDLLTTAGLVVVDKCDIKKSGKAKFTRNVWVCDKMN, from the coding sequence GTGCCAATCAATCAATACATTTATATTTTTAGTTACGATACCACCGAAAGTGAGTTATGCAAACTCGAATCTCGCTATCTATTTCAGGCCCAAGACACTTATAAAGTGCTTAATTCCGATGTGAAGGTTGATCCATGGCACAGTGCATTTATTAAAAAGAGGATTGATATTGACCTAACGGCCGATAGTTTTGAATTGCTGCTTAATAAAATTAAGGATCGTAATATTTGTCTAGAGGGGTTTAAGATTGAGTACCTGGTTATGGAAGGCGATGAAACCAGTTATGCCGATCGTCTCGAAAAACTGAAAGACATAGGTTATATCATTGAAGGTACACCCGAATATTATAAGCCAACCACAACATACGCGTTGTGCTATTACAATGGGCTATGGTGTTTTGGACTTCTTGTAAAAAATCAGTTTGAATGGTACAAGCATAAGAAAAAGCCTTTTTCGTACAGCAACTCCATTAATATTCATATTGCCAAAGCCCTTGTTAATATAGCAGCTCAATCTAATAAAGATGTAAAATTGCTGGATGCTTGTTGTGGTGTGGGTACCATTATGCTTGAGGCATGTTTTGCCGGTTATTCCATCGATGGGAATGACATCAATTGGAAAGTTTGCAGACAGGCGCGTCAGAACCTGGCTCACTTTAATTATAATGCCACTGTTTTCAGGTCGGATGTAAAAGACATCAGTTTGCAATACGATACTGCAATCATCGATCTGCCATACAATCTATTCAGTCATGCCGATGAAGAATCATCGTTACATATTATAACTTCGGCTGCAGCTATTGCCAACAGGTTAGTAATTGTTTCTATAGTCGATCTAACCGATTTATTAACCACTGCAGGATTAGTTGTTGTTGATAAGTGCGACATCAAAAAAAGTGGTAAAGCCAAATTTACCCGAAATGTATGGGTTTGTGATAAAATGAATTGA
- the pgi gene encoding glucose-6-phosphate isomerase, producing MLPSINPTTTKAWKALEEYYAEFKDSQIKDLFATDGERFEKYSLRFEDILLDFSKNRVDDKVLSLLLQLAEECGLKSAIEAEFGGDKINVTEDRAVLHVALRNRSNTPIMVDGEDVMPKVNAVLDQMKAFSEKIISGEWKGYSGKAITDIVNIGIGGSDLGPLMVTEALKPYKKENINLHFVSNVDGTHIAETLKKVDPETTLFIIASKTFTTQETMTNANSAKSWFLEAAKEESAVAKHFVALSTNAEAVSAFGIDTANMFEFWNWVGGRYSLWSAIGLSIACGIGFENYQALLEGAHAMDQHFSTASFDKNLPVILAMIGVWYNNFYGAETEAILPYDQYMHRFSAYFQQGNMESNGKYVDRNGDKVTYQTGPILWGEPGTNGQHAFYQLIHQGTKLIPCDFMATAQTHNPLSDHHPKLLANFFAQTEAMMVGKTEEQVTAELKAAGKSDEEVAALLPYKVFLGNIPTNSILMKQLDPRTLGALIAMYEHKIFVQGIIWNIYSFDQWGVELGKQLANAILPELVNDEKVTSHDGSTNGLVNAYKAMK from the coding sequence ATGTTACCAAGTATTAATCCAACCACAACAAAAGCGTGGAAAGCGCTTGAGGAGTATTATGCTGAATTTAAAGATTCGCAGATTAAAGATTTGTTTGCTACTGATGGCGAACGTTTCGAAAAATACTCTTTACGTTTTGAAGATATTTTATTAGACTTTTCGAAAAACCGTGTTGACGACAAGGTATTAAGCTTATTGCTGCAACTGGCTGAAGAGTGTGGTTTAAAAAGTGCTATCGAAGCTGAATTTGGTGGAGATAAAATTAACGTAACCGAAGATCGTGCAGTATTACACGTGGCATTACGCAACCGTAGTAACACACCTATTATGGTGGATGGCGAAGATGTTATGCCTAAGGTAAACGCTGTATTGGATCAGATGAAAGCGTTCTCTGAGAAAATTATCTCAGGCGAATGGAAAGGTTATTCGGGCAAAGCCATTACCGATATTGTAAACATTGGTATTGGAGGTTCTGATTTAGGTCCATTGATGGTTACTGAGGCTTTGAAGCCATACAAAAAAGAAAACATCAACTTGCACTTTGTTTCTAATGTGGACGGAACGCACATTGCCGAAACATTGAAAAAAGTAGATCCTGAAACCACTCTTTTCATCATTGCGTCTAAAACATTTACTACTCAAGAAACAATGACCAATGCTAACTCGGCTAAGTCGTGGTTCCTTGAAGCTGCTAAAGAAGAGTCTGCTGTTGCTAAACATTTCGTTGCTTTATCAACCAATGCCGAAGCTGTTTCAGCTTTTGGTATCGACACAGCTAATATGTTCGAATTCTGGAACTGGGTAGGTGGTCGTTACTCATTATGGTCGGCTATCGGACTAAGCATTGCTTGTGGCATAGGTTTCGAAAACTACCAGGCTTTATTAGAAGGAGCTCATGCAATGGATCAACACTTCAGTACTGCATCTTTCGACAAAAACCTTCCGGTTATTTTGGCTATGATTGGTGTATGGTACAACAACTTCTATGGTGCCGAAACTGAAGCTATCTTACCATACGATCAATACATGCACCGTTTCTCAGCCTACTTCCAACAAGGAAACATGGAAAGTAACGGTAAATACGTTGACCGCAACGGCGACAAAGTTACTTACCAAACAGGTCCTATCCTTTGGGGTGAGCCTGGAACTAATGGTCAGCATGCTTTTTACCAATTGATTCACCAGGGAACAAAATTGATTCCTTGTGATTTTATGGCAACAGCTCAGACACACAATCCATTGAGCGATCATCATCCAAAATTGTTAGCTAACTTCTTTGCTCAAACAGAAGCAATGATGGTAGGTAAAACTGAGGAGCAAGTGACTGCTGAATTAAAAGCTGCTGGTAAATCTGACGAAGAAGTGGCTGCTTTATTACCATACAAAGTATTCTTAGGGAACATTCCAACCAACTCTATTTTGATGAAGCAGTTGGATCCTCGTACTTTAGGTGCTTTGATTGCAATGTACGAACACAAAATTTTTGTACAAGGTATCATTTGGAACATCTACAGTTTCGACCAATGGGGTGTTGAACTAGGTAAACAATTGGCTAATGCTATCTTACCGGAATTAGTAAACGATGAGAAGGTAACTTCGCATGATGGATCGACTAATGGTTTGGTGAATGCTTACAAGGCAATGAAGTAA
- a CDS encoding Crp/Fnr family transcriptional regulator yields the protein MNQEKSIEDTSECFRFLSKEQLLLLQDKKARITYLKGENVMKQGAFATHVLFVVDGLVRVYLQAGGNKQINLELKTQGDFIAFSAVFGEEVYAYSAVALKESVICMIDKQALKDLLVANPEFGLQITSRNYEVENRYLEIINNISYKQMRGKLASTLLYLAGFENENIKVFEHMSRQDIADFASITSESAIRFLKEFEKDGIINLDGRQINILNIESLKMISKNS from the coding sequence ATGAACCAGGAGAAAAGCATTGAAGATACATCGGAGTGTTTCAGGTTTTTGTCGAAAGAGCAATTACTACTTTTGCAGGATAAAAAAGCACGCATTACCTATCTGAAAGGCGAGAATGTGATGAAGCAAGGTGCTTTTGCAACTCATGTATTGTTTGTGGTTGATGGTTTGGTAAGGGTTTACTTACAAGCTGGTGGAAATAAACAGATTAATCTTGAATTAAAGACGCAAGGAGATTTTATTGCTTTTTCGGCGGTGTTTGGTGAGGAGGTTTATGCTTATTCGGCAGTGGCGTTGAAAGAGTCGGTTATATGCATGATTGATAAGCAAGCTCTTAAAGATTTGCTGGTTGCCAATCCCGAGTTTGGTCTACAGATTACCTCGCGAAATTACGAAGTTGAGAATCGTTATCTGGAGATTATTAACAATATATCGTATAAGCAAATGCGAGGTAAACTAGCATCAACGCTTTTGTATCTGGCAGGTTTCGAAAATGAAAACATAAAGGTATTCGAACATATGTCGCGACAAGATATAGCTGATTTTGCATCGATTACCAGCGAAAGTGCCATTAGGTTTCTTAAAGAATTCGAAAAGGACGGCATCATTAATCTTGATGGTCGTCAGATAAACATCCTAAATATCGAATCATTAAAGATGATCAGTAAAAACTCCTGA
- a CDS encoding DMT family transporter gives MYLKYILTTIAVLIGGLLAVQGSINTQLGSFLKHPIQASFTNFLVGTICLFVLNIVLRTEVPKAEVLKQVPFYLFMGGILGAIFVSSVVILIPKIGVATMLGATIGGQMIVAAIIDHFGWFGVAHQPISMGKIAGIVFIIVGVFFIQRF, from the coding sequence ATGTATTTAAAGTATATACTAACAACCATTGCTGTTTTAATCGGAGGTTTATTAGCTGTTCAGGGAAGTATTAACACGCAACTAGGTAGTTTTTTAAAACATCCTATTCAGGCATCGTTCACCAACTTTTTAGTGGGTACCATATGCTTATTCGTGCTTAACATTGTGTTACGAACCGAAGTTCCCAAAGCCGAAGTGCTCAAACAAGTACCTTTCTATCTCTTTATGGGAGGAATTTTAGGAGCTATCTTTGTTTCATCGGTCGTTATCTTAATCCCTAAAATTGGTGTGGCCACCATGTTAGGTGCCACCATTGGTGGACAAATGATAGTGGCAGCCATTATTGATCATTTCGGATGGTTTGGTGTTGCACATCAACCTATATCTATGGGAAAAATTGCAGGAATTGTTTTTATTATAGTTGGAGTATTTTTTATTCAACGATTTTAG
- the mutA gene encoding methylmalonyl-CoA mutase small subunit yields the protein MADKTKQLLFSDFPPVSTQEWMDRITADLKGADFEKKLVWRTNEGFNVQPFYRSEDLESLNYLESQPGEFPYVRGNNAKSNKWFIRQDIKVTDVKAANEKALTLLTKGVDSLGFIIEDKEIITEANIEALLKNILSDGVEINFSACCGNSLLVQAVVAVLGKMNRNLDEVKGSINFDPIGDLTIKGKACCEMSKAIDSVKELVEATTNLPQFKTVAVNAKHYNNAGSSVAQELAFGLSMGNEYLAQLTEKGLSINEAAANIKFNFGVGGNYFMEIAKLRAGRMLWAKIVEAYKPTGVEVCKMHVHSETSEWNKTIFDPNVNMLRTQTEAMSATIGGAESLTVKPYDFLFQESDTFSERIARNQQLLLKEESHFDRIVDPSAGSYYIENLTNSIAEQAWSLFVQVEEKGGYLSALKEGFIQGLVKETADKRRKAIATRRENLLGTNQYPNTGEIISPKIDFSKLEKVCTSCDGDKEIEPIVTFRAADEFEALRLATEKAAKRPKVFMLTFGNLAMRLARAQFSGNFFGCAGYEIVDNLGFKTIEEGVEAAKAAAADIVVLCSSDDEYAEAAPKAFELLGDTPLVVAGAPACADELKAKGITNFVNVRSNVLETLQEFNKVVLK from the coding sequence ATGGCAGATAAAACAAAACAACTGTTATTTAGTGATTTTCCACCCGTTTCTACTCAAGAGTGGATGGATAGAATCACAGCAGACCTGAAAGGAGCAGACTTTGAGAAAAAGCTTGTTTGGAGAACCAACGAAGGGTTCAACGTACAACCTTTTTACCGCTCTGAAGACCTTGAATCGTTAAACTACCTAGAGAGCCAGCCAGGCGAATTTCCTTACGTTAGAGGAAATAACGCTAAAAGCAACAAATGGTTCATCCGTCAGGACATTAAAGTTACTGATGTAAAAGCAGCTAACGAAAAAGCATTAACTCTACTTACAAAAGGAGTTGACAGTCTTGGTTTTATTATTGAGGATAAAGAAATCATTACTGAAGCTAACATCGAGGCTTTATTGAAAAACATCCTTTCGGATGGTGTGGAAATCAACTTCTCTGCTTGCTGTGGAAACAGCTTATTGGTACAAGCAGTTGTTGCAGTTCTAGGAAAAATGAATCGTAACCTTGATGAAGTAAAAGGTTCGATAAACTTCGATCCAATCGGAGACTTAACTATTAAAGGTAAAGCTTGTTGCGAAATGAGTAAAGCTATTGATAGTGTTAAAGAATTGGTTGAAGCTACAACTAACTTACCTCAATTTAAAACCGTTGCTGTTAATGCCAAACATTACAACAACGCAGGTTCTTCTGTTGCTCAGGAGTTAGCCTTTGGTTTATCTATGGGTAACGAGTACCTTGCTCAATTAACTGAAAAAGGCCTTTCGATAAACGAAGCTGCAGCTAATATCAAATTCAACTTTGGTGTTGGTGGTAACTACTTTATGGAAATTGCCAAGTTAAGAGCTGGTCGTATGTTATGGGCTAAAATTGTTGAAGCTTATAAACCTACAGGAGTTGAAGTATGTAAAATGCATGTTCACAGCGAAACATCAGAATGGAACAAAACCATTTTCGATCCAAACGTAAACATGTTACGTACACAAACCGAAGCTATGTCGGCAACTATTGGTGGAGCTGAATCGTTAACTGTTAAACCTTACGATTTCTTATTCCAAGAGTCTGATACCTTCTCAGAACGTATCGCTCGTAACCAACAATTATTGTTGAAAGAAGAATCTCATTTCGACAGAATCGTTGACCCATCAGCCGGTTCATACTACATCGAAAACTTAACCAACAGCATCGCTGAACAAGCATGGTCGTTGTTTGTACAAGTTGAAGAAAAAGGAGGTTACTTATCAGCCTTAAAAGAAGGATTTATCCAAGGATTGGTTAAAGAAACTGCTGACAAACGTCGTAAAGCAATCGCTACACGCCGCGAAAACCTATTAGGTACTAACCAGTATCCTAACACAGGTGAAATCATCTCTCCAAAAATCGACTTCTCTAAATTAGAGAAAGTTTGTACATCATGTGATGGAGATAAAGAAATTGAGCCAATCGTAACTTTCCGTGCTGCTGATGAATTTGAAGCATTACGTTTAGCTACTGAAAAAGCTGCAAAACGTCCAAAAGTATTTATGCTTACTTTTGGTAACCTTGCTATGCGCTTAGCTCGTGCTCAGTTCTCAGGTAACTTCTTTGGATGTGCCGGATACGAAATTGTTGATAACTTAGGATTTAAAACAATTGAAGAAGGTGTTGAAGCTGCAAAAGCTGCTGCTGCCGATATCGTTGTTTTATGTAGCTCAGATGATGAATATGCAGAAGCTGCTCCTAAAGCATTCGAATTATTAGGCGATACTCCATTAGTTGTAGCCGGAGCTCCTGCTTGTGCCGACGAATTGAAAGCGAAAGGTATTACCAACTTCGTTAATGTTCGTTCAAACGTATTGGAGACTCTTCAAGAGTTCAACAAGGTGGTTTTAAAATAA
- the scpA gene encoding methylmalonyl-CoA mutase, with protein sequence MRPTFNNIDFKTKACGATDTKAWEQKHGVKKDWVTPEQIPVKPVYSKDDLEGMEHLNYAAGLPPFLRGPYSMMYAFRPWTVRQYAGFSTAEESNAFYRRNLAAGQKGLSVAFDLATHRGYDSDHERVVGDVGKAGVAIDSILDMNVLFDGIPLDKMSVSMTMNGAVLPVMAFYIVAGLEQGVKLEQMAGTIQNDILKEFMVRNTYIYPPQFSMKIIADIFEYTSQKMPKFNSISISGYHMQEAGATADIELAYTLADGLEYLRAGVNAGLDIDAFAPRLSFFWAIGMNHFMEIAKMRAGRMLWARIVKQFNPKNPKSLALRTHSQTSGWSLTEQDPFNNVGRTCIEAMGAALGHTQSLHTNALDEAIALPTDFSARIARNTQIFIQDETQICRGIDPWAGSYYVESLTNELVEKAWAHIEEIESLGGMAKAIESGIPKMRIEEAAARTQAKIDSKTQTIVGTNKYRLEKEDPIDILDIDNAEVRKSQIERLAKLRANRNEEEVQAALAAITKAVETGEGNLLELAVDAAQKRASLGEISDACEKIVGRYNAVIRSISGVYSAEAADDKEFAKAQQLAKDFAEKEGRQPRIMVAKMGQDGHDRGAKVVATGYADIGFDVDMGPLFQTPAEAAKQAVENDVHVVGVSSLAAGHKTLVPQIIDELKKLGREDIMVICGGVIPAQDYQFLYDAGAVAIFGPGTSVAKAGVDILNLLIEQHA encoded by the coding sequence ATGCGACCAACATTTAATAATATAGATTTCAAAACCAAGGCTTGTGGTGCTACTGACACTAAAGCCTGGGAACAAAAACACGGGGTGAAAAAAGACTGGGTTACACCAGAGCAAATTCCCGTTAAACCAGTTTATAGTAAAGACGACCTTGAGGGCATGGAGCACTTGAACTATGCTGCAGGTTTACCACCATTCTTGCGTGGACCTTACTCAATGATGTACGCATTCCGCCCTTGGACTGTACGTCAGTATGCAGGTTTCTCTACAGCTGAAGAATCAAATGCATTCTATCGTCGTAACCTTGCTGCAGGTCAGAAAGGTTTATCTGTTGCATTTGACTTGGCAACACACCGCGGATACGATTCAGACCACGAGCGTGTGGTAGGTGACGTAGGTAAAGCTGGTGTGGCTATCGACTCTATCCTTGATATGAACGTGTTATTCGATGGTATTCCATTGGATAAAATGTCAGTATCTATGACTATGAACGGTGCTGTATTGCCAGTTATGGCTTTCTACATTGTTGCTGGTTTAGAGCAAGGTGTGAAGTTAGAGCAAATGGCTGGTACTATTCAGAATGATATTTTGAAAGAATTCATGGTGCGTAACACTTACATCTACCCACCACAATTCTCAATGAAAATCATTGCTGACATCTTTGAATATACATCACAAAAGATGCCTAAGTTTAACTCAATCTCTATCTCGGGTTACCACATGCAAGAAGCAGGTGCTACCGCTGATATTGAGTTAGCATATACATTAGCTGATGGTTTAGAATATTTACGTGCAGGTGTTAATGCCGGATTAGATATCGATGCTTTTGCTCCTCGTTTATCTTTCTTCTGGGCAATTGGTATGAACCACTTTATGGAGATTGCTAAAATGCGTGCTGGACGTATGTTATGGGCAAGAATTGTAAAACAATTCAATCCTAAAAACCCTAAATCGTTAGCTTTACGTACTCACTCACAAACTTCAGGTTGGTCATTAACTGAGCAAGATCCTTTCAACAACGTGGGTCGTACTTGTATCGAAGCAATGGGTGCTGCTTTAGGTCACACACAATCGTTGCACACCAACGCATTGGATGAGGCTATTGCTTTACCAACTGACTTCTCTGCACGTATTGCACGTAACACTCAGATCTTCATCCAGGACGAAACTCAAATATGTCGTGGTATCGATCCATGGGCTGGTTCTTACTATGTTGAGTCATTAACTAACGAATTGGTTGAAAAAGCATGGGCTCACATCGAAGAAATTGAGTCGTTAGGTGGTATGGCTAAAGCAATTGAGTCAGGTATTCCTAAAATGCGTATCGAAGAAGCTGCTGCTCGTACACAAGCTAAAATCGATAGCAAAACTCAAACAATTGTGGGTACTAACAAATATCGTTTGGAAAAAGAAGATCCAATCGATATCTTAGATATTGACAACGCTGAAGTACGTAAGTCGCAAATTGAGCGTCTTGCAAAACTTCGTGCTAATCGTAACGAAGAAGAGGTACAAGCTGCATTGGCTGCAATTACCAAAGCAGTTGAAACTGGTGAAGGTAACTTATTAGAGTTAGCTGTTGATGCTGCTCAAAAACGTGCTTCATTGGGTGAAATCTCTGACGCTTGCGAAAAGATTGTTGGAAGATATAACGCAGTAATCAGATCAATTTCAGGAGTGTATAGCGCAGAAGCAGCAGACGATAAAGAGTTTGCAAAAGCCCAACAGTTGGCTAAGGATTTCGCCGAAAAAGAAGGTCGTCAACCACGTATTATGGTTGCTAAAATGGGTCAGGACGGACACGACCGCGGTGCAAAAGTAGTTGCAACAGGTTATGCCGATATAGGTTTCGACGTAGATATGGGTCCTTTATTCCAGACTCCTGCCGAAGCTGCTAAGCAAGCTGTTGAAAACGACGTTCACGTAGTGGGTGTTTCTTCATTAGCTGCAGGTCATAAAACTTTGGTTCCTCAAATTATTGACGAATTGAAAAAATTAGGCCGTGAGGATATCATGGTAATTTGTGGTGGTGTAATTCCAGCTCAAGATTATCAGTTCCTTTACGATGCAGGTGCTGTGGCTATCTTTGGTCCTGGTACTTCAGTAGCTAAAGCTGGTGTTGACATTCTTAATCTATTGATTGAGCAACACGCATAG
- a CDS encoding HAMP domain-containing sensor histidine kinase has protein sequence MKLITKTGLNFISASIFFFLLGSLGGYYFIRYAVNKFLNNELKSAQQLIEKSDNPQQFHLSYADISVDTLVGMPYYNKANIGDTVIVDQHTGNYEFYRKLTFDQPKSNGFLRYTILRSTAPSDLMIMKFTLMLAVFPIIFFVILYLVNRASTRNSLSVFYDTIDKLKSFDVNKDNRLDLMTSDVDEFEQLNEVFNSMDKKIKEDFERLKEYTENTSHELQTPLAIITSKIDELLQSPNLNEAEIKTLAGLMETVSRLSKTNQALIYLAKLDNRMFSEEEEVNFIELIREQFELLEPMIEDKNINIDFQSTDVCKHTMNPTLANTLIQNLIKNAIRHNKPNGYIKIQCTNVSLIIANSGNPLDVKAEELFERFKMAGNHPLSLGIGLSIAKRICEISGINIQYECIDSEHRFILKSN, from the coding sequence ATGAAACTAATAACCAAAACAGGTTTAAATTTTATTTCAGCCAGTATATTCTTTTTTTTATTGGGTAGTTTAGGTGGTTATTATTTTATCCGATATGCGGTTAATAAGTTTTTAAATAATGAGCTAAAGAGTGCCCAACAATTAATTGAAAAATCAGATAATCCTCAACAATTTCATCTTTCGTATGCCGATATATCAGTAGATACACTCGTAGGTATGCCCTATTATAATAAGGCGAATATTGGTGACACAGTAATCGTTGATCAACATACTGGTAACTACGAATTTTATAGGAAACTCACTTTTGATCAACCTAAAAGCAATGGTTTTCTTCGTTATACTATTCTTCGATCAACGGCTCCATCAGATCTGATGATTATGAAATTTACTTTGATGTTGGCTGTTTTTCCTATTATCTTTTTTGTAATTCTTTATTTGGTAAATCGTGCATCTACCCGTAATTCATTGTCTGTTTTCTATGACACCATAGACAAACTAAAGTCTTTTGATGTTAATAAAGATAATCGCCTTGATCTTATGACATCGGATGTTGATGAATTTGAACAACTCAACGAAGTTTTTAATTCGATGGATAAAAAAATCAAAGAAGATTTTGAGCGATTGAAAGAATATACCGAAAATACTTCGCACGAACTGCAAACTCCTTTGGCTATTATAACATCTAAGATTGATGAATTATTGCAGTCGCCTAATCTGAACGAAGCTGAAATTAAAACGCTGGCAGGATTGATGGAAACTGTTAGCCGTTTATCAAAAACCAATCAAGCTCTAATTTATCTTGCTAAACTCGACAATCGAATGTTTAGTGAAGAAGAAGAGGTGAATTTTATAGAGCTAATCCGAGAACAATTTGAGTTGTTGGAGCCAATGATTGAGGATAAAAACATTAACATCGATTTTCAATCAACCGATGTTTGTAAACATACAATGAATCCTACTTTAGCCAATACTTTAATTCAGAATCTGATTAAAAATGCCATACGTCATAATAAACCCAATGGTTATATAAAAATTCAATGCACAAATGTATCCTTAATAATTGCCAATAGTGGTAATCCTTTGGATGTAAAAGCCGAAGAGTTATTTGAACGTTTTAAAATGGCTGGTAATCATCCACTCTCATTAGGCATTGGATTATCAATAGCTAAACGCATTTGCGAAATTTCAGGTATCAATATTCAGTACGAATGCATTGATAGCGAACATCGGTTTATCCTGAAAAGTAATTAA